From a region of the Streptomyces venezuelae genome:
- a CDS encoding SDR family oxidoreductase has protein sequence MRIVIAGGHGQIALRLERLLAARGYEVAGIVRDPAQGDDLRQAGAEPVLCDLESASVEHVAGILQGADVAVFAAGAGPGSGIGRKDTVDRGAAVLFADAAERARVRRFLMVSSMGANAHHGGEEVFDAYLRAKGEADDHVRTRLGLEWTVLRPGALIDDAGTGAVRLEARTGRGSVPRDDVAAVLAELIETPATAGLTLELVSGSVPVQVAVKDVAGN, from the coding sequence ATGCGCATCGTCATCGCGGGTGGACACGGTCAGATCGCGCTGCGGCTGGAGCGCCTGCTCGCCGCGCGCGGGTACGAGGTCGCGGGCATCGTCCGTGACCCGGCCCAGGGCGACGACCTGAGGCAGGCGGGTGCCGAGCCGGTGCTGTGCGATCTGGAATCGGCCTCGGTGGAGCATGTGGCGGGGATTCTGCAGGGCGCGGACGTGGCGGTGTTCGCGGCCGGTGCGGGCCCGGGGAGCGGGATCGGGCGCAAGGACACCGTGGACCGGGGCGCGGCGGTGCTGTTCGCCGATGCCGCCGAACGGGCGCGCGTACGGCGCTTCCTGATGGTCTCTTCGATGGGCGCGAACGCGCACCACGGGGGTGAGGAGGTCTTCGACGCCTACCTGCGGGCCAAAGGTGAGGCCGATGACCACGTACGGACCAGGCTGGGCCTGGAGTGGACCGTCCTGCGTCCCGGTGCGCTGATCGACGACGCCGGGACGGGCGCGGTCCGTCTGGAGGCGCGGACGGGCCGCGGGTCCGTCCCGCGCGACGATGTGGCGGCGGTGCTGGCCGAGCTGATCGAGACTCCGGCGACGGCGGGCCTGACCCTGGAGCTGGTCTCCGGTTCGGTGCCGGTGCAGGTGGCCGTGAAGGACGTGGCCGGCAACTGA
- a CDS encoding amidohydrolase family protein → MSDSQPQQPFQPPRGGNGNAAAAEATTLLLTGARLTDGRTVDVRLGGGRIQAVGTAGTLPSPAQARVDLTGYLLLPAPAEPHAHGDTALTADADGPVSYAPDEVQRRATESALLQLGHGATAVRSHVRIGDVHGLGPMEAVLQARRSLRGLADLTAVAVPRLLTGVAGADGLAMMRDAVKMGASVIGGCPDLDPDPTGFLEAVLELAAEHGCPVDLHTDGDDPGRLARLAAMAGGLRPGVTIGPCGGLSRLPMDAAARAADQLAAAGVRVTCLPQGDCAALERRGLRTAPVRLLRTAGVRVAAGSGALRDAGNPVGRGDPLEAAYLLASQGGLRAAEAYESVSGCAREAMGLPEVRVEAGFPAELLAVRGDRIAGVLSLAYSRIVIHRGRVVARTSAVREYCDSAVAVALDLPRQGRTEAGP, encoded by the coding sequence ATGTCCGACAGCCAGCCGCAGCAGCCGTTCCAACCGCCCCGCGGCGGAAACGGCAACGCGGCCGCAGCCGAGGCCACCACCCTGCTGCTCACCGGGGCGCGCCTCACCGACGGCCGTACCGTCGACGTCCGCCTCGGTGGCGGCCGGATCCAGGCCGTCGGCACCGCGGGTACCCTCCCCTCCCCCGCGCAGGCCCGGGTGGACCTGACCGGCTACCTGCTGCTCCCCGCCCCCGCCGAGCCGCACGCCCACGGGGACACCGCGCTGACCGCGGACGCCGACGGGCCCGTCTCCTACGCCCCCGACGAGGTCCAGCGCCGGGCCACCGAATCCGCTCTGCTCCAGCTCGGTCACGGCGCCACCGCGGTCCGCTCCCACGTCCGCATCGGCGACGTGCACGGCCTCGGCCCCATGGAGGCGGTGCTCCAGGCCCGCCGCTCCCTGCGCGGGCTCGCCGATCTCACGGCCGTGGCCGTACCCCGGCTGCTGACCGGGGTGGCCGGCGCGGACGGGCTCGCCATGATGCGGGACGCGGTCAAGATGGGCGCCTCCGTGATCGGCGGCTGCCCGGACCTGGACCCGGACCCGACGGGCTTCCTCGAAGCCGTACTGGAACTCGCCGCCGAGCACGGCTGCCCCGTGGATCTCCACACGGACGGTGACGACCCGGGCCGCCTGGCGCGGCTCGCGGCGATGGCCGGCGGGCTGCGCCCCGGCGTGACCATCGGCCCCTGCGGAGGGCTGTCCCGGCTCCCGATGGACGCGGCCGCCCGCGCCGCCGACCAGCTGGCCGCGGCCGGCGTACGGGTCACCTGCCTGCCCCAGGGCGACTGCGCGGCTCTGGAACGCCGCGGCCTGCGCACCGCCCCCGTCCGGCTGCTGCGGACCGCCGGTGTGCGCGTCGCGGCCGGCAGCGGGGCGCTGCGGGACGCCGGGAACCCGGTCGGCCGCGGTGATCCGCTGGAGGCCGCGTACCTGCTGGCCTCCCAGGGAGGGCTCCGGGCTGCCGAGGCGTACGAATCCGTCAGCGGCTGCGCCCGCGAGGCCATGGGGCTGCCGGAGGTCCGGGTGGAGGCCGGTTTCCCGGCGGAGCTGCTCGCCGTACGCGGGGACCGGATCGCGGGCGTGCTGTCCCTCGCCTACAGCCGGATCGTGATCCACCGCGGGCGCGTGGTAGCCCGTACGAGTGCCGTACGGGAGTACTGCGACTCCGCCGTCGCGGTGGCTCTGGACCTGCCCCGGCAGGGCCGTACGGAGGCGGGGCCCTGA
- the rpmG gene encoding 50S ribosomal protein L33: MAATDVRPKITLACVECKERNYITKKNRRNNPDRLEMKKHCPRCNSHTAHRETR, encoded by the coding sequence GTGGCTGCCACCGACGTCCGCCCGAAGATCACGCTGGCCTGCGTGGAGTGCAAGGAGCGGAACTACATCACCAAGAAGAACCGGCGTAACAACCCGGACCGTCTTGAGATGAAGAAGCACTGCCCGCGCTGCAACTCGCACACCGCGCACCGCGAGACCCGCTGA
- a CDS encoding MaoC family dehydratase N-terminal domain-containing protein produces the protein MALDQSFVGRSYPPTDPYEVGREKIREFAAAVGDTNPVYSDPEAAKAYGYPDVIAPPTFVFAITFKAAGQVIEDPQLGLDYSRVVHGDQKFAYARPVRAGDRLSVVSTIEAVKSLAGNDVIDIRGEVHDETGEHVVTAWTKLVSRAPEEA, from the coding sequence ATGGCTCTCGACCAGTCCTTCGTGGGGCGGAGCTACCCGCCCACCGATCCGTACGAGGTCGGCCGGGAGAAGATCCGCGAATTCGCGGCTGCGGTGGGTGACACCAATCCCGTTTACAGCGATCCCGAAGCCGCTAAGGCGTACGGCTACCCCGATGTGATCGCTCCGCCGACTTTCGTGTTCGCGATCACCTTCAAGGCCGCCGGCCAGGTCATTGAAGACCCGCAGCTGGGACTCGACTACAGCCGCGTCGTGCACGGTGACCAGAAGTTCGCGTACGCGCGCCCGGTGCGAGCCGGTGACCGGCTGTCGGTGGTCTCCACCATCGAGGCCGTGAAGTCGCTCGCGGGCAATGACGTCATCGACATCCGCGGCGAGGTCCACGACGAGACAGGCGAGCACGTCGTGACGGCGTGGACGAAGCTCGTCTCCCGCGCCCCCGAGGAGGCCTGA
- a CDS encoding MaoC family dehydratase, whose translation MAAQIQYADVEVGTELPAASFPVTRATLVQYAGASGDFNPIHWNEKFAKEVGLPDVIAHGMFTMAEAIRVVTDWVGDPGAVVEYGVRFTRPVVVPNDDQGGLIEVTAKVAAKLDDNRVRVDLTAMSAGQKVLGMSRAVVELA comes from the coding sequence ATGGCAGCGCAGATCCAGTACGCCGACGTCGAGGTCGGCACCGAGCTGCCGGCGGCGTCCTTCCCCGTGACGCGCGCGACGCTCGTCCAGTACGCGGGCGCCTCGGGCGACTTCAACCCGATCCACTGGAACGAGAAGTTCGCCAAGGAGGTCGGACTGCCGGACGTGATCGCGCACGGCATGTTCACCATGGCCGAGGCGATCCGCGTGGTCACCGACTGGGTCGGCGACCCGGGTGCGGTGGTCGAGTACGGCGTGCGCTTCACCCGGCCGGTCGTGGTCCCCAACGACGACCAGGGCGGGCTGATCGAGGTCACGGCGAAGGTCGCCGCGAAGCTGGACGACAACCGCGTCCGGGTCGACCTGACGGCCATGAGCGCGGGCCAGAAGGTCCTGGGCATGTCCCGAGCGGTGGTCGAACTGGCCTGA
- a CDS encoding TetR/AcrR family transcriptional regulator: protein MVRMSADERRESVIRAAMHEFARGGYHGTSTEAIAKRVGVSQPYLFRLFPNKQAIFLAASERCLKDTRELFVTAVDGLHGEEAQQAIANAYTRLITEDPDKLQMQLQMYVAVAAAEAAGDHEFGEVVRAGWMELWDTAHLPLGADQGETTTFMAYGMLINVLAAMGFPLDHRVWEGFYPSARATGRLEK, encoded by the coding sequence ATGGTCAGGATGAGCGCAGATGAGCGGCGTGAGAGCGTCATTCGGGCGGCGATGCACGAGTTCGCGCGTGGGGGTTACCACGGGACCTCCACCGAGGCGATCGCCAAGCGGGTGGGCGTCTCGCAGCCGTACCTCTTCCGGCTCTTCCCCAACAAGCAGGCGATCTTTCTGGCCGCGTCCGAGCGCTGCCTGAAGGACACGCGCGAGCTCTTCGTCACCGCCGTCGACGGACTGCACGGCGAGGAGGCCCAGCAGGCCATCGCCAACGCGTACACCCGCCTGATCACCGAAGACCCCGACAAGCTCCAGATGCAGCTCCAGATGTACGTCGCGGTGGCGGCGGCCGAGGCGGCCGGTGACCACGAGTTCGGCGAGGTCGTCCGGGCCGGGTGGATGGAGCTGTGGGACACCGCCCACCTGCCGCTGGGGGCGGACCAGGGTGAGACCACGACCTTCATGGCCTACGGGATGCTGATCAATGTCCTGGCCGCCATGGGGTTCCCGCTGGACCACCGGGTCTGGGAGGGGTTCTATCCCTCGGCCCGTGCCACGGGCCGCCTGGAGAAGTAG
- a CDS encoding DHA2 family efflux MFS transporter permease subunit, whose amino-acid sequence MQTQDTKLRGPAVWALVLTGVASFMAALDNLVVTTALPAIREDLGGKLEDLEWTVNAYTLTFAVLLMFGAALGDRFGRRRLFIAGLAVFTGASAAAALSPGIDALIAARAVQGVGAAIMMPLTLTLLTAAVPAARRGVALGIYGAVTGLAVASGPLIGGSLTEHISWQWIFWLNVPIGLALIPLARLRLAESTAPGARLDIPGTLLISGGLFGIVYALVNANSEGWTSATVLTGLIVGAALVGGFIHHGFNNANPMLPMRLFRDRGFLGINLASLLMFLGMFGSIFLLSQFLQGVAGYSPTEAGLRMLPWTGMPMIVAPLAGILSDRIGGRPVVAAGLAFQALGLGWFAAILSADVSYAAQLPPLILSGIGMALYFAPAANVLMSTVGPADQGRASGANNALREVGGALGVAVLASVFSAQGGYESPQAFTDGTVPALWIGAGAVALAAALALLVPRKAKATPVLTGRTTAVPDKVSAVG is encoded by the coding sequence GTGCAGACGCAAGACACCAAGCTCCGCGGGCCCGCCGTCTGGGCCCTCGTCCTCACCGGCGTGGCCAGCTTCATGGCCGCACTCGACAACCTGGTCGTCACCACCGCCCTCCCCGCCATCCGCGAGGACCTCGGCGGCAAGCTGGAGGACCTGGAGTGGACGGTGAACGCGTACACGCTCACCTTCGCCGTCCTCCTCATGTTCGGTGCCGCCCTCGGGGACCGCTTCGGCCGCCGCCGGCTCTTCATCGCCGGCCTCGCGGTCTTCACCGGCGCCTCGGCCGCGGCCGCCCTCTCGCCCGGCATCGACGCGCTCATCGCCGCCCGCGCCGTGCAGGGCGTCGGCGCGGCGATCATGATGCCGCTCACCCTCACCCTGCTCACCGCCGCCGTCCCGGCCGCCCGCCGGGGCGTGGCCCTCGGGATCTACGGCGCCGTCACCGGCCTCGCCGTCGCCAGCGGCCCCCTCATCGGCGGCAGCCTCACCGAGCACATCTCCTGGCAGTGGATCTTCTGGCTCAACGTGCCCATAGGCCTCGCCCTGATCCCGCTCGCCCGCCTGCGCCTCGCCGAGTCCACCGCCCCCGGCGCGCGCCTCGACATCCCCGGCACCCTGCTCATCAGCGGCGGGCTCTTCGGCATCGTCTACGCCCTGGTCAACGCCAACTCCGAGGGCTGGACCAGCGCCACCGTCCTCACCGGCCTGATCGTCGGCGCCGCGCTCGTCGGCGGCTTCATCCACCACGGCTTCAACAACGCCAACCCCATGCTCCCCATGCGGCTCTTCCGTGACCGTGGCTTCCTCGGGATCAACCTCGCCAGCCTGCTGATGTTCCTCGGCATGTTCGGCTCGATCTTCCTGCTCAGCCAGTTCCTCCAGGGCGTCGCCGGCTACTCGCCCACCGAGGCCGGCCTGCGCATGCTCCCCTGGACCGGAATGCCGATGATCGTCGCCCCGCTGGCCGGGATCCTCTCCGACCGCATCGGCGGCCGCCCCGTCGTCGCCGCCGGGCTCGCCTTCCAGGCCCTCGGCCTCGGCTGGTTCGCGGCGATCCTGAGCGCGGACGTCTCGTACGCGGCCCAGCTCCCGCCGCTGATCCTCAGCGGGATCGGTATGGCCCTCTACTTCGCCCCCGCCGCCAACGTCCTGATGTCCACCGTCGGCCCGGCCGACCAGGGCAGGGCCTCCGGCGCCAACAACGCCCTGCGCGAGGTCGGCGGAGCCCTCGGCGTCGCGGTCCTGGCCTCGGTCTTCTCCGCCCAGGGCGGCTACGAATCCCCGCAGGCCTTCACCGACGGCACGGTCCCCGCCCTGTGGATCGGGGCCGGCGCGGTCGCCCTCGCCGCCGCCCTGGCCCTGCTCGTGCCCCGTAAGGCCAAGGCCACCCCGGTGCTCACGGGCCGGACCACCGCCGTCCCGGACAAGGTCTCCGCCGTCGGCTGA
- a CDS encoding DUF3291 domain-containing protein — translation MPDIPWSTPTQAAPGAEVYVMASRFETATLAGAVRFFLKAPGIVLQIRKAPGAHGVALRARVLRRTFLTLSAWEDRDALHRFARSEPHRSSARAASAYMQESAFTYWTVRAEELPLSWAEAERRLAAQKAGH, via the coding sequence ATGCCCGACATCCCCTGGTCCACGCCCACCCAGGCCGCCCCCGGCGCCGAGGTCTACGTCATGGCCTCCCGCTTCGAGACCGCCACCCTCGCCGGTGCCGTCAGGTTCTTCCTCAAGGCGCCCGGCATCGTCCTCCAGATCCGCAAGGCCCCCGGAGCCCACGGCGTCGCGCTGCGCGCCCGTGTCCTGCGCCGTACCTTCCTCACCCTCTCCGCCTGGGAGGACCGCGACGCGCTCCACCGGTTCGCGCGCAGTGAGCCCCACCGCTCCAGTGCCCGCGCCGCCAGCGCGTACATGCAGGAATCGGCGTTCACGTACTGGACCGTGCGCGCCGAAGAGCTCCCCCTGAGCTGGGCCGAAGCCGAACGCCGCCTCGCCGCGCAGAAGGCGGGCCACTGA
- a CDS encoding UDP-N-acetylmuramate dehydrogenase, translating into MTRPVRGTSEYGPWPRRDARGTDRTLVHVQELHDAPLAPLTTFRLGGPAARLVTATTDAEVVATVRAADESGTPLLVIGGGSNLVIGDRGFDGTALRIATTGFDLDGTRLELAAGENWSDAVARTVEAGLAGIECLAGIPGSAGATPIQNVGAYGQEVCDTITEVVAYDRTTGETVTLSAAECAFRYRNSTFKDQPDRYVVLRVRFALEDAGGLSAPVKYPETARALGVEAGDRVPAATARETVLRLRAGKGMVLDPADHDTWSAGSFFHNPILTDEAYAAFLARAQDRLGPDTAPPAYPAGDGRTKTSAAWLIDKAGFTKGYGTGPARISTKHTLALTNRGEATTEDLLTLAREVVAGVHAAFGVTLVNEPVTVGVSI; encoded by the coding sequence CTGACCCGGCCGGTACGGGGGACGAGTGAGTACGGTCCGTGGCCCCGCAGGGATGCGAGGGGCACGGACCGTACTCTTGTCCACGTGCAGGAACTCCACGATGCCCCCCTCGCCCCGCTGACCACCTTCCGTCTCGGTGGTCCCGCCGCCCGCCTGGTCACCGCGACCACCGACGCCGAGGTCGTCGCCACCGTGCGCGCCGCGGACGAGAGCGGCACGCCGCTCCTGGTCATCGGCGGCGGCAGCAACCTGGTCATCGGCGACCGCGGTTTCGACGGCACCGCCCTGCGCATCGCGACCACCGGTTTCGACCTGGACGGGACGCGGCTGGAGCTCGCCGCCGGCGAGAACTGGAGCGACGCCGTCGCCCGTACCGTCGAGGCCGGTCTCGCCGGCATCGAATGCCTCGCGGGAATCCCCGGATCGGCCGGCGCGACCCCGATCCAGAACGTCGGTGCGTACGGCCAGGAGGTCTGCGACACCATCACCGAGGTCGTCGCCTACGACCGCACCACAGGCGAAACGGTCACTCTGAGCGCCGCCGAGTGCGCCTTCCGGTACCGCAACAGCACCTTCAAGGACCAGCCCGACCGCTACGTCGTGCTGCGCGTGCGCTTCGCCCTGGAGGACGCCGGCGGCCTGTCCGCGCCGGTCAAGTACCCCGAGACCGCCCGCGCCCTCGGCGTCGAGGCCGGCGACCGGGTCCCCGCCGCGACCGCCCGTGAAACGGTGCTGCGGCTGCGCGCGGGCAAGGGCATGGTCCTCGACCCCGCCGACCACGACACCTGGTCGGCCGGCTCCTTCTTCCACAACCCGATCCTGACCGACGAGGCCTACGCCGCCTTCCTCGCCCGCGCACAGGACCGCCTCGGCCCCGACACGGCTCCGCCCGCCTACCCCGCCGGCGACGGCCGTACGAAGACCAGCGCGGCCTGGCTGATCGACAAGGCCGGCTTCACCAAGGGCTACGGCACCGGACCGGCGCGCATCTCCACCAAACACACCCTCGCCCTCACCAACCGCGGCGAGGCCACCACTGAGGACCTCCTCACCCTGGCCCGCGAGGTCGTCGCGGGCGTCCACGCGGCCTTCGGCGTCACCCTGGTCAACGAGCCGGTGACGGTCGGCGTCAGCATCTGA
- a CDS encoding adenosine deaminase produces MEHARDLTLLPKAHLHLHFTGSMRPSTLLELADKYGVRLPDALTAGEPPKLRATDERGWFRFQRLYDAARSCLREPEDIQRLVREAAEEDVKDGSGWLEIQVDPTSYAPLLGGMIPAVEIILDAVDAASRETGLGMRVLIAANRMKHPLDARTLARLAVRYADRGIVGFGLSNDERRGMARDFDRAFAIAREGGLLAAPHGGELTGPSSVRDCLDDLHASRIGHGVRAAEDPRLLKRLADRQITCEVCPASNVALGVYERPEDVPLRTLFEAGVPMALGADDPLLFGSRLAAQYEIARAHHAFTDAELAELARQSVRGSAAPEEVQAKLLAGIDHWLTG; encoded by the coding sequence ATGGAGCACGCACGCGATCTCACGCTTCTGCCCAAGGCCCACCTCCACCTGCACTTCACCGGGTCGATGCGGCCATCGACCCTGCTGGAGCTCGCCGACAAGTACGGCGTCCGGCTCCCGGACGCCCTCACCGCCGGCGAACCCCCCAAGCTCCGCGCCACCGACGAGCGCGGCTGGTTCCGCTTCCAGCGGCTCTACGACGCCGCCCGCTCCTGCCTGCGCGAGCCCGAGGACATCCAGCGCCTGGTCCGTGAGGCCGCGGAGGAGGACGTCAAGGACGGCAGCGGCTGGCTGGAGATCCAGGTGGATCCCACCTCGTACGCCCCGCTGCTCGGCGGGATGATCCCGGCCGTCGAGATCATCCTCGACGCCGTCGACGCCGCCTCCCGCGAGACCGGCCTCGGCATGCGGGTCCTCATCGCCGCCAACCGCATGAAGCACCCCCTCGACGCCCGCACCCTCGCCCGGCTCGCCGTCCGCTACGCCGACCGCGGCATCGTCGGCTTCGGACTCTCCAACGACGAGCGCCGCGGCATGGCCCGCGACTTCGACCGGGCCTTCGCCATCGCCCGCGAGGGCGGTCTCCTCGCTGCACCGCACGGCGGCGAGCTCACCGGCCCGTCCTCCGTCCGCGACTGCCTCGACGACCTGCACGCCTCCCGCATCGGGCACGGCGTCCGGGCCGCCGAGGACCCTCGGCTCCTCAAGCGGCTCGCCGACCGGCAGATCACCTGCGAGGTCTGCCCGGCCTCCAACGTCGCCCTCGGCGTCTACGAGCGGCCCGAGGACGTCCCGCTGCGCACCCTCTTCGAGGCCGGGGTCCCCATGGCGCTGGGCGCCGACGACCCGCTCCTCTTCGGGTCCCGGCTCGCGGCCCAGTACGAGATCGCCCGCGCTCACCACGCCTTCACGGACGCGGAGCTCGCCGAGCTGGCGCGCCAGTCCGTGCGCGGCAGCGCCGCGCCCGAGGAGGTGCAGGCCAAGCTGCTCGCGGGGATCGACCACTGGCTCACCGGGTGA
- a CDS encoding pyridoxal phosphate-dependent aminotransferase: MTSATPSSERRVSARIGAISESATLAVDAKAKALKAAGRPVIGFGAGEPDFPTPDYIVEAAVEACRNPKYHRYTPAGGLPELKAAIAAKTLRDSGYEVEASQVLVTNGGKQAIYEAFAAILDPGDEVIVPAPYWTTYPESIRLAGGVPVEVVADETTGYRVSVEQLEAARTERTKVVLFVSPSNPTGSVYSEADAKAIGEWAAEHGLWVLTDEIYEHLVYGEAKFTSLPVLVPALRDKCIIVNGVAKTYAMTGWRVGWVIAPQDVIKAATNLQSHATSNVSNVAQVAALAAVSGNLDAVAEMRKAFDRRRQTMVRMLNEIDGVFCPTPEGAFYAYPSVKELIGKEIRGKRPQSSVELAALILDEVEVAVVPGEAFGTPGYLRLSYALGDEDLVEGVSRIQKLLAEAKA, translated from the coding sequence ATGACCTCTGCAACGCCTTCCTCCGAGCGCCGGGTGTCCGCCCGTATCGGCGCCATTTCCGAGTCCGCCACCCTCGCCGTGGACGCCAAGGCCAAGGCCCTCAAGGCCGCCGGGCGCCCGGTGATCGGCTTCGGCGCGGGCGAGCCCGACTTCCCGACCCCGGACTACATCGTCGAAGCCGCGGTCGAGGCCTGCCGCAACCCCAAGTACCACCGCTACACGCCGGCCGGCGGCCTGCCCGAGCTGAAGGCCGCGATCGCCGCGAAGACGCTGCGCGACTCCGGCTACGAGGTCGAGGCGTCGCAGGTCCTGGTGACCAACGGCGGCAAGCAGGCGATCTACGAGGCCTTCGCGGCCATCCTGGACCCGGGTGACGAGGTCATCGTCCCGGCTCCGTACTGGACCACCTACCCGGAGTCGATCCGTCTCGCCGGCGGTGTCCCGGTCGAGGTCGTCGCCGACGAGACCACCGGCTACCGCGTCTCCGTCGAGCAGCTGGAGGCCGCGCGCACCGAGCGCACCAAGGTCGTCCTGTTCGTCTCCCCGTCCAACCCGACCGGTTCGGTCTACAGCGAGGCCGACGCGAAGGCGATCGGCGAGTGGGCCGCCGAGCACGGCCTGTGGGTGCTCACGGACGAGATCTACGAGCACCTGGTCTACGGCGAGGCGAAGTTCACGTCGCTGCCGGTCCTGGTCCCGGCGCTGCGCGACAAGTGCATCATCGTCAACGGCGTCGCCAAGACGTACGCGATGACCGGCTGGCGCGTGGGCTGGGTCATCGCCCCGCAGGACGTCATCAAGGCGGCGACCAACCTGCAGTCGCACGCCACCTCCAACGTCTCCAACGTGGCCCAGGTCGCCGCGCTGGCCGCCGTCTCGGGCAACCTCGACGCGGTCGCGGAGATGCGCAAGGCCTTCGACCGCCGTCGCCAGACGATGGTCAGGATGCTCAACGAGATCGACGGCGTCTTCTGCCCGACCCCCGAGGGCGCGTTCTACGCGTACCCGTCGGTCAAGGAGCTCATCGGCAAGGAGATCCGCGGCAAGCGCCCGCAGAGCTCCGTCGAGCTCGCCGCCCTCATCCTGGACGAGGTCGAGGTCGCGGTCGTCCCGGGCGAGGCCTTCGGCACCCCGGGCTACCTGCGCCTGTCCTACGCCCTGGGCGACGAGGACCTGGTGGAGGGCGTGTCCCGCATCCAGAAGCTCCTCGCGGAGGCCAAGGCCTGA
- the secE gene encoding preprotein translocase subunit SecE, whose product MTDALGSIDMPDAEDETREKKARKGGKRGKKGPLGRLALFYRQIVAELRKVVWPTRNQLTTYTTVVIVFVVIMIGLVTVIDYGFQEAIKFVFG is encoded by the coding sequence GTGACGGACGCCCTGGGCTCCATCGACATGCCTGACGCCGAGGACGAGACGCGCGAGAAGAAGGCCCGCAAGGGCGGCAAGCGTGGCAAGAAGGGCCCTCTGGGCCGTCTCGCGCTTTTCTACCGCCAGATTGTCGCGGAACTCCGCAAGGTTGTTTGGCCGACTCGCAACCAGCTCACGACGTACACCACCGTGGTGATTGTCTTCGTGGTCATCATGATCGGTCTGGTGACCGTGATTGACTATGGGTTCCAGGAAGCCATCAAGTTCGTCTTCGGCTGA
- the nusG gene encoding transcription termination/antitermination protein NusG: MSDPNLNASHDSVESVEDELDIVEAADAVDPDEAELADVEAGAAAEEAALHVESDEDEDDTEVDAELDADLEEAADDAEADEEEAEEAAPVEPAEPVDPIQALRDELRLLPGEWYVIHTYAGYEKRVKANLEQRAVSLNVEEFIYQAEVPEEEIVQIKNGERKNVRQNKLPGYVLVRMDLTNESWGVVRNTPGVTGFVGNAYDPYPLTLDEIVKMLAPEAQEKAAKAAAEEAGLPAPAVKRTIEVLDFEVGDSVTVTDGPFATLQATINEINPDSKKVKGLVEIFGRETPVELSFDQIQKN; this comes from the coding sequence GTGTCTGACCCGAACCTGAACGCGAGCCACGACTCCGTCGAGTCCGTCGAGGACGAGCTCGACATCGTCGAGGCGGCAGACGCTGTGGACCCCGACGAGGCCGAGCTCGCCGACGTCGAGGCGGGTGCCGCCGCCGAAGAGGCCGCGCTGCACGTCGAGTCCGACGAGGACGAGGACGACACCGAGGTCGACGCCGAGCTCGATGCCGACCTCGAAGAGGCTGCTGACGACGCCGAGGCCGACGAGGAAGAGGCCGAGGAGGCCGCCCCGGTCGAGCCCGCCGAGCCCGTCGACCCCATCCAGGCCCTGCGCGACGAACTGCGCCTCCTGCCCGGCGAGTGGTACGTGATCCACACCTACGCCGGCTACGAGAAGCGCGTGAAGGCCAACCTGGAGCAGCGTGCCGTCTCGCTGAACGTCGAGGAGTTCATCTACCAGGCCGAGGTGCCCGAGGAAGAGATCGTCCAGATCAAGAACGGCGAGCGCAAGAACGTCCGGCAGAACAAGCTGCCCGGTTACGTTCTCGTCCGCATGGATCTGACGAACGAGTCCTGGGGCGTCGTCCGCAACACGCCCGGCGTCACCGGCTTCGTCGGCAACGCGTACGACCCGTACCCGCTGACCCTGGACGAGATCGTCAAGATGCTCGCTCCGGAGGCGCAGGAGAAGGCCGCCAAGGCCGCCGCGGAAGAGGCCGGTCTGCCCGCGCCCGCCGTCAAGCGCACCATCGAGGTCCTGGACTTCGAGGTCGGCGACTCGGTCACCGTCACCGACGGCCCGTTCGCCACGCTGCAGGCGACCATCAACGAGATCAACCCCGACTCGAAGAAGGTCAAGGGCCTCGTCGAGATCTTCGGCCGCGAGACCCCGGTCGAGCTCAGCTTCGACCAGATCCAGAAGAACTGA
- the rplK gene encoding 50S ribosomal protein L11, which produces MPPKKKKVTGLIKLQIKAGAANPAPPVGPALGQHGVNIMEFCKAYNAATESQRGMVVPVEITVYDDRSFTFITKTPPAARLILKHAGIEKGSGEPHKTKVAKLTAAQVKEIAELKMPDLNANDIDAAVKIIAGTARSMGVTVEG; this is translated from the coding sequence ATGCCTCCCAAGAAGAAGAAGGTCACGGGGCTTATCAAGCTCCAGATCAAGGCCGGTGCGGCCAACCCGGCTCCGCCGGTCGGCCCCGCGCTCGGTCAGCACGGCGTCAACATCATGGAGTTCTGCAAGGCCTACAACGCCGCGACCGAGTCGCAGCGTGGCATGGTCGTGCCGGTGGAGATCACGGTCTACGACGACCGCTCCTTCACCTTCATCACCAAGACTCCGCCGGCCGCGCGCCTCATCCTGAAGCACGCGGGCATCGAGAAGGGCTCCGGCGAGCCCCACAAGACCAAGGTCGCCAAGCTCACGGCTGCCCAGGTCAAGGAGATCGCCGAGCTGAAGATGCCCGACCTGAACGCCAACGACATCGACGCCGCCGTCAAGATCATTGCCGGCACCGCGCGTTCGATGGGCGTCACCGTCGAAGGCTGA